Proteins from a genomic interval of Mesobacillus sp. S13:
- a CDS encoding YuzL family protein — protein MSNKRKKDPSTIGLNSSQVEGQGTTASETGSRAADSSRKKQKRG, from the coding sequence ATGTCAAATAAGCGAAAAAAGGATCCATCAACAATCGGGCTGAATTCTAGCCAGGTGGAAGGGCAGGGGACGACGGCAAGCGAGACAGGTAGCAGAGCAGCTGATTCCTCAAGAAAGAAGCAGAAAAGAGGCTAA
- a CDS encoding YkuS family protein: MARVGVEQSLTNISEALRERGHEVVELRSEADSQGCDCCVVTGIDSNVMGMQDVSTQGSVIEANGLSAEEVCRQIDQKTGQSR; this comes from the coding sequence ATGGCAAGAGTAGGTGTAGAACAATCTCTTACAAACATTTCAGAAGCGTTGCGTGAAAGAGGGCATGAAGTGGTCGAATTGCGCTCAGAAGCTGATTCCCAAGGCTGTGACTGCTGTGTGGTAACGGGTATAGACTCAAACGTAATGGGGATGCAGGATGTTTCAACACAAGGATCAGTCATTGAGGCAAACGGGCTTTCCGCAGAAGAGGTTTGCAGGCAAATAGATCAAAAAACTGGACAGAGTCGTTAA
- the modA gene encoding molybdate ABC transporter substrate-binding protein, with translation MKKIHIILFTALALFISGCADDRATNQTELTISAAASLREVMEETGQLYMKQNPGIKIVYNFGGSGSLAQQISQGAPVDLFISAAEDKFDYLYSKKLLHQEHSVRLLRNELVLITQKDSKDIMSAESLTNDNIERIAIGTPESVPAGMYGKQALLSLQLWDELEEKIIPAKDVRQVLSYVETGNVDAGFVYKTDALISDKIRIIPLNGKVLHDPIVYPVGVVAGTEHLSESIDFFDFLKGQEAMKVFKKYGFKAALE, from the coding sequence TTGAAAAAAATACATATTATTCTTTTCACCGCCCTGGCACTCTTCATTTCGGGCTGTGCAGATGACCGTGCAACAAACCAAACGGAATTGACCATCTCTGCCGCCGCAAGTCTCCGTGAAGTAATGGAAGAGACGGGGCAGCTGTATATGAAACAAAATCCAGGAATTAAAATAGTGTATAACTTTGGCGGATCAGGTTCCCTCGCGCAACAAATCTCCCAGGGTGCTCCTGTAGATTTGTTTATCTCCGCAGCTGAGGATAAATTTGATTACTTATATTCCAAAAAGCTTTTACATCAAGAACATAGCGTAAGGCTTCTTAGAAACGAACTTGTATTGATCACGCAAAAAGATAGCAAAGACATCATGTCAGCAGAATCTTTAACAAACGATAACATTGAGAGGATTGCTATTGGCACTCCTGAATCTGTGCCTGCTGGCATGTATGGGAAACAAGCATTGCTTTCATTGCAATTATGGGATGAACTTGAGGAAAAAATCATTCCTGCTAAGGATGTTCGCCAGGTTCTTTCCTATGTTGAAACAGGCAATGTCGATGCTGGCTTTGTTTATAAAACAGACGCACTGATTTCCGATAAAATAAGAATTATCCCTTTGAATGGGAAAGTGCTTCACGACCCTATTGTATATCCAGTTGGGGTAGTAGCTGGAACTGAGCACCTAAGTGAGTCTATCGATTTTTTCGATTTCCTAAAAGGTCAAGAAGCAATGAAAGTTTTCAAAAAATATGGCTTTAAAGCAGCATTGGAATGA
- the modB gene encoding molybdate ABC transporter permease subunit, with product MSSDFWSPVKLSLEIASVSVVIVFLFGIFAARFMARRSFIGKTAVETLLTLPLVLPPTVVGFLLIVIFGINSPIGRLIEHVFGSPLIFSWWAAVIAASVVAFPLMYQSAKTGFLSIDPGAEEAARVDGANEWKVFLYVTLPLSAKTLITGLILSFARALGEFGATLMFAGNLPGKTQTAPTAIYVALESGNMQSAWLWVIAMVGISFIMLLSTSLLKQ from the coding sequence ATGAGCAGTGATTTCTGGAGTCCGGTTAAACTTTCCCTTGAGATTGCTTCTGTGTCGGTAGTGATTGTGTTTTTATTCGGTATATTTGCTGCAAGGTTTATGGCAAGGAGAAGTTTCATTGGTAAAACAGCTGTAGAGACGCTGTTAACATTGCCTTTAGTACTTCCTCCCACTGTAGTGGGATTTCTGTTGATTGTTATCTTCGGCATTAATAGCCCAATAGGAAGACTAATTGAACATGTTTTCGGCAGTCCCCTGATTTTTAGCTGGTGGGCAGCTGTCATTGCTGCATCTGTCGTTGCCTTTCCCTTGATGTATCAATCAGCCAAGACTGGTTTTCTGTCAATAGATCCTGGCGCGGAGGAAGCTGCAAGAGTAGATGGAGCAAATGAGTGGAAGGTTTTTTTATATGTTACTCTCCCCCTTTCAGCAAAAACTTTAATCACCGGACTTATTTTAAGTTTCGCCAGAGCCCTCGGGGAATTTGGAGCAACCCTTATGTTTGCCGGCAATTTGCCTGGAAAGACCCAGACCGCCCCAACTGCAATCTATGTAGCGCTTGAGTCTGGAAACATGCAGTCGGCCTGGCTGTGGGTTATTGCGATGGTAGGAATATCATTCATCATGCTTCTTTCTACTTCATTATTAAAACAATAG
- a CDS encoding DUF4352 domain-containing protein, which yields MKKYLQIMLAVSMVTGCSFAEAESNKESKTAETVVDKPTNNNTDVYVPNPQVTDDRDLKKVGDSITDEKGELTLKSVKKVNETFKLDGIEYTVKEVKLLHFIPDYSLIDFYHPYTHDEEFDFVKIGVEVKNNSAENYHFGPVAMVSINNTIHKTWEDDFYLEELNGENLARQKKQGNLGFIVDELENLDKVEILSGDLVDKDKEKIGEPINLVVNFE from the coding sequence ATGAAAAAATACCTACAAATCATGCTGGCTGTTTCAATGGTGACAGGCTGTTCATTTGCCGAGGCCGAGTCAAACAAGGAGAGTAAAACTGCTGAAACCGTTGTGGATAAACCAACTAATAACAATACCGATGTTTATGTACCTAATCCGCAAGTGACGGATGACAGGGATCTTAAAAAAGTAGGCGATTCTATTACGGACGAAAAAGGTGAATTAACCCTTAAGTCAGTAAAAAAAGTCAATGAAACCTTTAAACTGGACGGAATAGAATATACAGTCAAAGAGGTTAAGTTGCTGCACTTTATTCCTGATTACAGCCTAATTGATTTCTACCATCCATATACCCATGATGAAGAATTTGATTTTGTTAAAATTGGCGTAGAAGTAAAGAATAATTCCGCCGAAAATTATCACTTTGGGCCGGTGGCAATGGTGAGTATCAATAATACAATTCATAAGACATGGGAAGATGATTTTTACCTTGAGGAACTAAATGGTGAGAATTTAGCACGGCAAAAGAAGCAAGGGAATCTTGGATTTATCGTGGATGAGCTTGAAAATCTTGATAAAGTGGAAATTCTCTCAGGAGACCTGGTTGATAAGGATAAAGAGAAAATCGGGGAACCGATCAATCTCGTTGTAAACTTTGAATAA
- a CDS encoding alkaline phosphatase, giving the protein MIKANFKKKILPLAVLSTVAFGSIVGTFNAEAKNDKKDHSAEIKNVIFLVGDGMGVSYTSAYRYLKDNPITPEAEKTEFDKYLVGNQMTYPEDPEQNVTDSASAATAMSAGIKTYNNAIAVDNDGSEVKTVLEAAKENGKATGLVATSEITHATPASFGAHDETRKNMNGIADDYFDELVNGEHKIDVMLGGGLSNFERADRNLAKDFQKDGYSYVTNKQELLNNTNEKVLGLFAPGGMDKMIDRSEETPSLEEMTKSAIQRLNKDKDGFFLMVEGSQVDWAGHDNDIVAAMSEMEDFEKAYKAAIEFAKKDKHTLVVATADHSTGGYSIGANGIYNWFGAPIKAAKRTPDFMAAEIAKGASAEETLKKYIDFESQDLPALTAEEIQSVKDAASGKKADIDNAIEKIFDTRSNTGWTTGGHTGEDVPVYAFGPGKERFYGQIDNTDNAKNIFDILANGKRK; this is encoded by the coding sequence ATGATTAAAGCTAACTTTAAAAAGAAGATTCTTCCGCTCGCTGTTCTATCAACTGTAGCGTTCGGCAGTATAGTGGGAACGTTCAACGCTGAGGCCAAAAATGATAAAAAAGATCATTCTGCAGAGATAAAAAATGTCATTTTCCTAGTCGGTGATGGAATGGGAGTTTCTTATACTTCTGCATACCGCTACTTGAAGGACAATCCAATAACACCTGAAGCTGAAAAAACTGAATTTGATAAATATCTTGTTGGCAATCAAATGACTTATCCAGAAGATCCTGAACAAAACGTTACTGACTCTGCTTCCGCAGCCACAGCAATGTCCGCAGGAATCAAAACATATAACAATGCAATTGCGGTTGACAATGACGGCTCTGAAGTAAAGACCGTTCTTGAAGCTGCCAAAGAAAATGGAAAGGCAACAGGCCTTGTAGCGACTTCCGAAATTACACACGCAACTCCTGCATCTTTTGGGGCGCACGATGAAACCCGTAAGAACATGAATGGCATTGCTGATGATTATTTTGATGAATTGGTAAATGGTGAGCACAAAATCGATGTCATGCTGGGCGGGGGGCTAAGCAACTTTGAACGTGCAGACAGAAATCTTGCGAAAGATTTCCAGAAAGATGGTTATAGCTATGTAACGAACAAGCAGGAATTGCTCAATAACACAAACGAAAAGGTGCTTGGACTTTTTGCGCCCGGCGGTATGGACAAGATGATCGATCGCAGTGAAGAAACTCCATCTCTTGAGGAAATGACAAAATCAGCAATTCAGCGTTTGAACAAAGACAAGGATGGCTTCTTCCTGATGGTAGAAGGCAGCCAAGTCGACTGGGCGGGTCATGACAATGATATTGTCGCTGCCATGAGTGAAATGGAAGATTTCGAGAAAGCTTACAAAGCAGCTATCGAATTCGCAAAGAAGGACAAACATACGTTAGTAGTTGCGACTGCGGACCACTCAACAGGCGGATACTCAATTGGCGCTAACGGCATCTACAACTGGTTCGGTGCACCGATCAAGGCTGCAAAACGTACTCCTGATTTCATGGCTGCTGAAATTGCCAAAGGTGCAAGTGCGGAGGAAACATTAAAGAAATATATTGATTTTGAATCTCAAGATCTGCCTGCATTGACAGCTGAAGAAATTCAATCGGTTAAAGATGCTGCTTCAGGTAAAAAAGCGGATATTGACAATGCTATTGAAAAGATTTTTGATACACGATCAAATACTGGCTGGACAACTGGCGGACACACTGGTGAAGACGTCCCTGTATATGCATTCGGTCCTGGTAAAGAGCGATTCTATGGACAAATTGACAATACTGACAATGCGAAAAACATTTTTGACATTCTTGCAAACGGCAAGAGGAAATAA
- a CDS encoding D-alanyl-D-alanine carboxypeptidase family protein, producing the protein MKNVFGLLMLLLIIMYTSVDFVAAEGEEAPDLTSEAAVLMDTQSGAILFGKNEEARMYPASLTKIATAIYAIETGDLDEIVVVSKEIENIDGTRVYLNPGEQVPLRKLVQGMLINSGNDAALAIAMHLDGSLERYSKNINEFLETNTGVEDTHFVNPHGLFDENHYTTAKDLGTILNYAMNNSDFREIFGTKELEWDGESWDTTLLSHHRMLIGEIPYDAVTGGKTGFVDQSKQTLATTADNGMLKLTAILLKSDYKRKIYEDTVKLFDYGFASFKSSRIKSGETFASGKLKFKASEDLLLTEPIENGKRVVDKEGNLKIEDKDGDIIQSIELKPLIEKKPEVKKEEPPKPDQSGLLSVNTLLGALVLVAAAGVWAINRKQKKNRRSRSR; encoded by the coding sequence TTAATTATCATGTATACTTCTGTAGATTTTGTAGCAGCAGAAGGCGAAGAAGCTCCTGATTTGACTTCTGAAGCTGCTGTTTTAATGGACACGCAATCTGGTGCGATTTTATTTGGGAAAAATGAAGAAGCAAGAATGTACCCTGCGAGTCTGACAAAGATTGCTACTGCCATATATGCAATTGAAACAGGTGATCTTGATGAGATAGTCGTTGTTAGTAAGGAGATTGAGAATATCGATGGAACAAGGGTGTATCTCAATCCTGGAGAACAAGTACCATTAAGGAAACTGGTTCAAGGTATGCTCATAAATTCAGGAAATGATGCTGCATTGGCGATCGCGATGCATTTGGACGGTTCTTTGGAGAGGTACTCAAAGAACATAAATGAGTTTCTAGAGACCAATACGGGTGTGGAAGACACCCATTTTGTCAATCCGCACGGTTTATTCGATGAGAATCATTATACAACAGCCAAAGACCTCGGGACGATCTTGAACTATGCCATGAATAATTCGGATTTTAGAGAAATATTTGGCACTAAAGAACTGGAATGGGATGGAGAATCATGGGATACAACGCTACTTTCCCATCATCGCATGCTTATAGGTGAAATACCTTATGATGCTGTCACTGGCGGGAAGACAGGTTTTGTGGACCAATCAAAGCAAACCCTTGCCACCACGGCTGATAACGGCATGTTGAAATTGACGGCCATATTGCTGAAATCGGATTACAAACGAAAAATATATGAAGATACTGTCAAGCTATTCGACTATGGTTTCGCTAGTTTTAAATCCTCTCGAATTAAGTCAGGGGAAACCTTCGCAAGTGGAAAACTTAAATTCAAAGCTAGTGAGGACCTCCTTTTGACTGAACCAATTGAAAATGGCAAGAGAGTGGTTGACAAAGAAGGGAATCTTAAGATTGAGGATAAGGATGGGGATATCATCCAATCCATTGAACTTAAACCTTTGATTGAAAAAAAACCTGAGGTAAAGAAGGAGGAACCGCCAAAGCCTGATCAAAGTGGATTGCTTTCTGTCAATACTTTATTGGGAGCCTTGGTACTTGTGGCTGCAGCTGGGGTGTGGGCAATCAACCGTAAACAAAAAAAGAACAGAAGATCTAGAAGCAGGTGA